In a single window of the Candidatus Latescibacter sp. genome:
- a CDS encoding T9SS type A sorting domain-containing protein — protein sequence MTVSMGYCRFGNLPENETWSESQGNYYIGDDFTIPSGRTLTLPGASSTYCTLYVSPGKSILVNGTLTTNWSRFKTDTENYYWNGITINSGATLNVNGGSIIDYATIGLNVCSDSLYFPTTKSTISNCRDWGMLISNCAPTIKNIDFQDNGTTDYHGGVCIQGSGYRPYLKKITIHDSRYGLYLTSSADATLEYSTINFTDPSSGLDRIFLYDFAGLDIDGRRNNIYDNTNASYWAIKFSAGGPNIAATRNYWGTGSPIRGVLFNDSTRVTDISGYATANIDSAGAPKVVAEIASYPFIKADAYESVGDWKSALSVYQDIMAKSADPGEKRLALKSLLKLCGMKQYDYSVFRTLIANERKTAQSWYASSLDYLSCESLVSEGKYTEAIAAFSEKATQYSGNVMEVEMLSRIASIYGQNLHDKGKAKVYADMAAAINPGQPILLSAYSSAGIEYDPWKHADKYLANSGQPGEDKPLPGDNGQAEKIKEYVTVSPNPANPLTTITYSLASSTKVKLDIYAVNGQKVATLVDGTASAGVHAVKFDGSRYGSGLYFYRLASDRFTKTGKMMLLK from the coding sequence ATGACCGTTTCCATGGGTTATTGCCGTTTTGGGAATTTGCCGGAGAACGAAACCTGGTCGGAGAGTCAAGGAAACTATTATATTGGAGATGATTTTACTATTCCTTCAGGGAGAACATTGACCCTCCCCGGGGCATCGTCAACATATTGTACTCTATATGTCTCTCCTGGCAAGAGCATCCTGGTGAATGGTACGCTGACAACGAACTGGAGCAGATTCAAAACCGATACGGAAAATTACTATTGGAACGGCATTACGATAAATTCAGGCGCAACTTTGAATGTAAATGGCGGATCAATAATCGATTACGCCACCATTGGCTTAAATGTCTGCAGTGACAGTCTTTATTTTCCTACTACAAAGTCAACTATTAGTAATTGTCGTGACTGGGGTATGCTGATCAGTAATTGTGCGCCCACTATAAAAAATATCGATTTTCAGGACAATGGAACCACCGATTATCATGGAGGCGTTTGCATACAGGGGAGCGGATACCGGCCGTATTTGAAAAAGATTACCATCCATGATTCGAGATACGGTCTGTATCTGACCTCAAGTGCGGACGCCACTCTGGAATATAGTACCATTAATTTCACCGATCCTTCCTCTGGCCTGGACAGGATATTTCTCTACGATTTTGCGGGGCTGGATATCGACGGCAGGAGAAATAATATTTATGACAATACCAATGCCAGTTATTGGGCTATAAAATTCAGTGCGGGAGGACCGAACATCGCCGCCACACGTAACTATTGGGGGACTGGTAGTCCAATTCGTGGTGTTCTCTTCAATGACAGCACGAGGGTAACCGACATTTCCGGATACGCTACCGCAAATATAGATTCCGCAGGCGCGCCGAAGGTTGTCGCTGAAATTGCTTCCTATCCATTCATCAAAGCTGATGCATACGAATCTGTAGGCGACTGGAAGAGTGCATTATCCGTATACCAGGACATAATGGCGAAAAGCGCCGATCCGGGAGAAAAACGTTTGGCGCTCAAATCCCTCTTGAAGCTCTGCGGCATGAAGCAATATGATTATTCGGTTTTCAGAACCTTGATAGCAAATGAGCGTAAGACCGCGCAGTCATGGTATGCATCTTCCCTTGATTACCTGTCATGCGAATCATTAGTCAGCGAGGGTAAATATACAGAAGCGATTGCGGCCTTCTCTGAAAAAGCAACACAATATTCAGGGAATGTTATGGAAGTGGAAATGCTGTCAAGAATTGCTTCCATCTATGGCCAGAACCTCCATGACAAAGGTAAAGCGAAAGTATATGCTGATATGGCAGCGGCTATCAATCCTGGGCAGCCAATTCTTCTGTCGGCGTACTCATCCGCCGGAATCGAATACGATCCCTGGAAACATGCCGATAAATATCTTGCTAATTCAGGCCAGCCCGGAGAAGATAAACCACTGCCTGGTGATAACGGCCAAGCCGAAAAAATCAAAGAATACGTTACCGTTTCCCCCAACCCCGCCAACCCTCTGACCACCATCACCTATTCCCTCGCCTCATCTACAAAAGTGAAATTGGACATTTACGCGGTGAACGGCCAGAAGGTAGCGACTCTGGTGGATGGTACGGCAAGCGCCGGGGTGCATGCGGTGAAATTCGATGGCTCCCGGTACGGTTCCGGCCTCTATTTCTATCGGCTCGCATCGGACAGGTTTACCAAAACAGGCAAGATGATGTTGCTGAAATGA
- a CDS encoding FG-GAP-like repeat-containing protein codes for MLMTNDRQKYREPSISRKVGAMKFEKIAFVEFAILSVFCFSVYAGEYPDYTRADYPLTSRAKFIYTGLENSDTRPDVIVVGWSGVISVYLSGTVAVFGSPIITKTGISNPNLSVADDFNNDGLTDICINDTLFVATGDGGFTTAKPLGIENLQTLAAADMNGDGEKDLIAIAIINTSPGMRAAELRTYFGNGDGTFQEPVKTGIVFTIGEINWEPDTGRLIDDSGEYDILYIGDLTSDGIPDLVVYHFLNIFGNTFYFNRTYTGSINGTFTKNSLYAPGNNQLVGVFDFNGDGMLDIMSSGSRSAVLYIGNNRGQFDYSREIDPNSPEMGLGSPSRIFSVTDMNGDGILDIAAIHGIGDSSQLVAIPWKNNIIYSKIHQFPVVLPNNVWGYGGYYLPGLGGITSCNLNNDRYADFLIPGDTFFSVVLSSSPSRINTLNEISSTFFIGQNIPNPFNAYTTIPYTIVLPGYYELSIYDIFGRKIKTLCRGFQTKGSYRNIWDGRDKNGAELASGFYFSILKQMERKEEFQTKKILLIK; via the coding sequence ATGTTAATGACGAATGATAGACAGAAATATAGAGAGCCGTCCATTTCACGAAAGGTTGGAGCCATGAAATTTGAAAAGATTGCTTTTGTAGAATTCGCAATTCTGTCAGTCTTTTGCTTTTCAGTATATGCAGGCGAATACCCAGATTACACACGCGCCGATTACCCACTAACCTCTAGGGCTAAATTCATATATACCGGGCTTGAGAACAGCGACACCCGCCCAGATGTCATCGTTGTGGGCTGGTCGGGTGTCATCAGTGTATACCTGTCTGGCACCGTCGCTGTTTTCGGGTCTCCGATCATCACCAAAACCGGTATATCTAATCCTAATTTATCAGTCGCCGATGATTTCAACAACGACGGGCTCACGGATATCTGCATAAATGATACGCTCTTCGTGGCTACCGGTGATGGCGGTTTTACAACTGCGAAGCCGCTTGGCATCGAAAACCTCCAGACGCTCGCCGCCGCGGATATGAATGGAGACGGGGAAAAGGACCTCATCGCAATCGCCATCATCAACACATCTCCCGGTATGCGGGCAGCGGAATTAAGGACCTATTTCGGGAATGGCGATGGAACTTTCCAGGAGCCGGTGAAAACAGGTATTGTTTTTACTATAGGAGAAATCAACTGGGAACCGGATACGGGACGCCTAATCGATGACAGTGGAGAATATGATATTCTTTACATTGGAGACCTTACAAGTGATGGTATACCTGATCTGGTGGTCTATCATTTCTTAAACATTTTTGGTAATACTTTTTACTTTAACCGGACGTATACCGGCTCTATCAATGGAACGTTTACCAAGAATTCACTTTATGCACCGGGGAACAACCAGCTTGTCGGAGTCTTTGATTTCAACGGCGATGGAATGTTGGATATAATGTCGAGTGGGTCTCGGTCTGCAGTACTTTATATTGGCAATAACCGTGGACAGTTTGATTATTCAAGAGAAATAGATCCAAATTCACCAGAAATGGGATTAGGGAGTCCCAGTCGGATTTTTTCAGTAACAGATATGAATGGTGATGGCATTCTTGACATTGCAGCCATTCATGGGATTGGGGATTCAAGTCAATTAGTGGCAATACCATGGAAGAATAATATAATTTATTCCAAGATTCATCAATTCCCGGTAGTGTTGCCGAATAATGTTTGGGGATATGGGGGTTATTATCTACCGGGTTTGGGTGGGATAACGTCATGCAATTTAAACAATGACCGTTATGCTGATTTCCTGATTCCCGGAGATACATTTTTTTCAGTAGTTCTGAGTTCCTCTCCATCACGCATAAATACCCTGAATGAAATTAGTAGCACATTCTTTATCGGTCAAAATATTCCTAATCCCTTTAATGCTTACACAACCATCCCTTATACCATCGTACTTCCAGGATATTATGAGCTTTCTATTTATGACATTTTCGGGAGAAAAATAAAGACTCTTTGTAGAGGTTTTCAAACAAAAGGGTCATATAGAAATATCTGGGATGGAAGAGATAAAAATGGCGCTGAACTGGCTTCTGGTTTCTATTTCTCAATCCTAAAACAAATGGAAAGAAAGGAGGAATTTCAGACAAAAAAAATCCTGCTCATCAAGTAA
- a CDS encoding helix-turn-helix transcriptional regulator gives MLRLIKEGKPAKEIASLLSISINTVKIHKRHIMEKLDVHSIIELIHKLSFTEPYLILKDYSI, from the coding sequence GTGCTCCGGCTCATCAAAGAAGGAAAACCTGCCAAAGAAATTGCCTCTCTCCTCTCTATCAGCATCAATACGGTAAAGATTCACAAAAGACACATCATGGAAAAACTGGATGTCCACAGCATAATTGAATTGATACATAAATTATCGTTTACGGAACCATATCTAATCCTAAAGGATTATTCCATATAA